TCATTTTTATTTTCTCTGAGGATATTCATCCCCTCTGCCTGCTCATCTAAAGTAGTAATGTTTGCAGACTCCACCATAAAATTATTTTCCATCATCAATAATGAATAGACTGCCTCTTGAACACCTGTGGCGCCTAAAGAGTGTCCGGTTAAAGATTTTGTGGAACTAATCGGAGGAACGTTATCTCCAAAAACTTCTCTAATACCTTTGAGTTCAATCATATCTCCCACAGGAGTCGAGGTTCCGTGAGCATTGATATAATCAACAGGACGACCTTGAGTAGCCATTTGCATACATCGAACAGCACCTTCACCTGAGGGTTGAACCATGTCGTGCCCATCAGAAGTTTGCCCAAAACCTTGAATTTCCGCGATAATATTAGCACCTCGTAACTTCGCGCTATCTAAACTCTCCACGACTAAAACACCAGCACCACCACCAATGACAAATCCATCACGATCAGCGTCATAAGCTCGTGAAGCTACTTCGGGCGTTTCATTATACTTACTGGAAAGAGCGCCCATCGCATCAAATAAAATGGACATGGTCCAATGCGTCTCCTCACCACCACCTGCAAAAACAATTTCTTGTTGGCCGTGGCGAATTAAATCATAAGCATTACCAATACAGTGCAAACTGGTAGAACAAGCAGAACTAATGGAATAGTTCACTCCTTTAATTCCAAAAGGAGTTGCAAGAGTAGCCGAGTTGGTGGAAGACATGGTACGAGTGACCATATAGGGTCCAATTTTCTTTACACCTTTTTCACGTGCAATATCAAAAGCTTGTTGTAATTGATAAGTAGAAGGACCTCCCGATCCCATTACAATTCCTGTATTA
The window above is part of the alpha proteobacterium HIMB59 genome. Proteins encoded here:
- a CDS encoding beta-ketoacyl synthase (PFAM: Beta-ketoacyl synthase, N-terminal domain; Beta-ketoacyl synthase, C-terminal domain) — protein: MSNKRVVITGYGIVSCIGNNKQEVLTSLKEVKSGISHCQEYEELGMRSHVHGKPNLNTEEHVDRKILRFMGEGAAYNHIAMQEAIEHSGLDQSLVSNPNTGIVMGSGGPSTYQLQQAFDIAREKGVKKIGPYMVTRTMSSTNSATLATPFGIKGVNYSISSACSTSLHCIGNAYDLIRHGQQEIVFAGGGEETHWTMSILFDAMGALSSKYNETPEVASRAYDADRDGFVIGGGAGVLVVESLDSAKLRGANIIAEIQGFGQTSDGHDMVQPSGEGAVRCMQMATQGRPVDYINAHGTSTPVGDMIELKGIREVFGDNVPPISSTKSLTGHSLGATGVQEAVYSLLMMENNFMVESANITTLDEQAEGMNILRENKNDVTINSILSNSFGFGGTNASIYITSYND